Within the Deltaproteobacteria bacterium genome, the region AAGCGCGGTACCGACGGCCGCTCCCGGAGCGTTGGCGGCGGCGCATCGTCGTGCGCGCGCTCACGAGGCCGCGGCTGCTGCGTGCGCTCGTGACGCCGCTGCGCGTGCTCGATCGGCTCGGCGTGCTCAGGCTCGTCCGCGCGTTCGCCCCGCGGGTGTCTCCCGGGCTGCATCTGCTGCCGGCGTCGATCCCGCCGCGTGCCGTGATGCCGCCGGCACCGGCGGTCGCGGCAGGCGACGCGCGCGGAACGCCCGTCCATCTCGTGCCCGGCTGCGTGATGCCGGAGCTTTGTGGCGATACCGTGCGGAGCACGGCCCGTGTGCTCGCGGCGAACGGATGGCGCGTGACCGTCCCCGCGGGCGTCGGGTGCTGCGGCGCGCTCGCGTTGCACGCCGGCGATCGCGCGGCCGCGCTGACGGCCGCCCGCCGGACCCTCGACGCGCTCGCCGCGGCGACCCCGACGGACGATGGCCCGCCGATCGTCGCGACCGCGGCCGGGTGCGGCGCGATGATGAAGGGGTGGGACGACCTCTTCGCGGACGACCCGGCGCGCGCGGCGGCCGCGGCGAGCGTCGCGCGGCGCGTCCGTGACGCGACGGAGCTCCTGACGGAACGGCCGCTCCGGGATCCCACGTCGCGCCCGTCGCGGCGGGTCGCCTACCACGATCCGTGTCACCTCGCGCACGCGCAGGGCGTCCGCGCCGCGCCGCGCGCGCTGCTCGCCGCGATCCCCGGGCTCACGCTCGTGCCGATGGACGACGAGGACCTCTGCTGCGGGAGCGCCGGCCACTACAACGTCATACAGCCGGCGATGGCCCGGACGCTCGTGGCGCGCAAGGTGGCCGCCATCCGGGCGAGCGGCGTCGACCTCGTCGCGACGGCGAACGCGGGGTGTGCGCTCCAGCTCGCGGCCGGTTTGCGTGCGGCCGGCCTCGCGATCCCCGTGCGTCACGTCGTCGACCTGCTCGCCGAGGCGTACGATCGGCGCTGACGTCCCCCCG harbors:
- a CDS encoding 4Fe-4S dicluster domain-containing protein, giving the protein MAPARSAAPPRGGFAPTERFLECVHCGLCQNACPTYLALGAEADSPRGRIHLMRALQEGRLALDAGAVRHLDLCLGCRGCETACPSGVAYGELIEAARPWIEARYRRPLPERWRRRIVVRALTRPRLLRALVTPLRVLDRLGVLRLVRAFAPRVSPGLHLLPASIPPRAVMPPAPAVAAGDARGTPVHLVPGCVMPELCGDTVRSTARVLAANGWRVTVPAGVGCCGALALHAGDRAAALTAARRTLDALAAATPTDDGPPIVATAAGCGAMMKGWDDLFADDPARAAAAASVARRVRDATELLTERPLRDPTSRPSRRVAYHDPCHLAHAQGVRAAPRALLAAIPGLTLVPMDDEDLCCGSAGHYNVIQPAMARTLVARKVAAIRASGVDLVATANAGCALQLAAGLRAAGLAIPVRHVVDLLAEAYDRR